One Tursiops truncatus isolate mTurTru1 chromosome 3, mTurTru1.mat.Y, whole genome shotgun sequence DNA segment encodes these proteins:
- the CSF2 gene encoding granulocyte-macrophage colony-stimulating factor, giving the protein MWLQNLLLLSTVVCSTSAPTHPPSPATRPWQHVDAIKEALSILNHSKDTAAVMDETTEVISEMFDSQEPTCLQTRLELYKQGLRGSLTSLEGPLTMMASHYKQHCPPTQETSCETQIITFKSFKENLKDFLFTIPFDCWEAVQK; this is encoded by the exons ATGTGGCTGCAGAACCTGCTTCTCCTGAGCACTGTGGTCTGCAGCACCTccgcacccacccacccacccagccctgccacccGGCCCTGGCAGCATGTGGATGCCATCAAGGAAGCCCTGAGCATTCTGAACCACAGTAAAGACACTGCTGCTGTGATG GATGAAACAACAGAAGTCATCTCTGAAATGTTTGACTCCCAG GAGCCGACATGCCTGCAGACTCGCCTGGAGCTGTACAAGCAGGGCCTGCGGGGCAGCCTCACTAGTCTCGAGGGCCCCTTGACCATGATGGCCAGCCACTACAAGCAGCACTGCCCCCCCACTCAG gaaACTTCTTGTGAAACCCAGATTATCACCTTTAAAAGTTTCAAAGAGAACCtgaaggattttctttttaccatCCCCTTTGACTGCTGGGAGGCAGTCCAGAAGTGA
- the LOC101316288 gene encoding interleukin-3 produces the protein MRSLPILHWLLFLLTLHTPQAQGAPVKTPGTQQCYVLNLIREIINELDKLPVASEVSSWDKVGKGQGRAGRCLRPTGLMGSLPLPLQDFLNSNEKRRLMVRVQPHTWVHLGLTAPVSKTRLWMSNLEEFLTFATNSLGEDSKIKKNLKEIQPILPTTTSTEEPILIEKDNLGDFRVKLKEYLSAIRDSLNCKNT, from the exons ATGCGCAGCCTCCCCATCCTGCATTGGCTCCTGTTCCTGCTCACACTTCACACCCCTCAGGCACAAGGGGCACCGGTCAAGACACCAGGAACCCAACAATGCTATGTACTCAACCTGATCCGGGAAATTATAAATGAGCTAGACAAGCTACCTGTGGCTTCAGAAGTGAGTAGCTGGGATAAGGTTGGCAAGGGGCAGGGAAGGGCTGGCAGGTGCCTCAGGCCAACAGGACTCATgggctctctccctctgcccctacAGGACTTCTTGAACTCAAACGAAAAGAGGAGGCTGATGGTAAGAGTTCAGCCCCACACATGGGTGCACTTGG GGTTAACAGCACCTGTCTCa AAAACAAGGCTCTGGATGTCAAACCTGGAAGAATTCCTGACATTTGCCACAAATTCCCTTGGAGAGGATTcgaaaatcaagaaaaatcttAAG GAAATCCAGCCAATCCTGCCCACAACCACGTCCACG GAAGAGCCAATCCTTATTGAGAAGGATAACTTGGGTGATTTCCGGGTGAAACTGAAGGAATATCTGTCTGCCATTAGAGACTCTCTGAATTGTAAGAACACATAG